DNA sequence from the Methanolobus sp. ZRKC5 genome:
GGCTGTTGTCAAACCTCTGAATTACAGGACACTACCCTTTAGTCCCGAAAATCTCAGGAATCTCCTCACAGGAGAATTTGCAGCAGATGGAAATGCAAGCCACCCTGTTAATTCAATATTTCCAGTAACTATTCAGCCTGGCACGATTTGCCTATTGGTACTGATTTCATCGAAATAGAGATGTCTGCTCACTAACAATCTAACAATCAAAAAAGCAATCAATAGCAACAATCAAAATAAATGATCCTAATGAAATTTACGTTTCAACTTTTTGTCAAGATTGTTATTGATAGCGTTTTTATCAGGCTGAATAGTTACTATTTCCATACACAAACCTGACAGAGTTCCTGTCCATTACCGCAGCAGAAGAGTTCTGTTTGAACATCAGTGAAGAAGTCCATATAGAAAAAAAACACGTATTTGTAACAGACGGAAGCGAGGTGAATGAACTTGAATATGTCCTCGTTTACCAGTGATGAAAGAGCTTTTCTTGAGCCGAACAACGATATAATAGCTACCGCAATGGTGGTTATTGGATTTGTTGTTTTTGCAGCTATCCTGTCAAAGACATTCATCGCATTCAATGACAATTCACAGGCACTTGAAAACTATGAGCAGGCTGCCATGATAGCACAGGACATTGCATCTTATCCACCCCTTCAGGGAAGCAGACCTGAACTCATTTCTGCAGAATCACTTGACAGGATTACCACTTCCTCTGCAAATGAGGAACGCTATATGTTCTTCCAGCGTTTTTCCCCCAATCTTGAGTTTTATGTTGAAGCGGTAACAGACAATGGAAACCACCAATGGACAATTGTAGACGGGGCAGTTTCACTTAATGGCAGGGATGTCATTGCATCATCAGTGCCAGTTGTCATTGAACTTGGAAGCAATGCACGCTGCGTTCCCGGAACCATTACTGTGAAGATCATGCAGAACAAGTGGGAATGAAACAAGTGGAAATGTGAAAACGGAGATCGACATGCTACAATCTAAACCCACCGGGAAAAAAAGCCATCTCTCTGAAATGTTCAGGGATGAGAATGCATTCTCATCAAGCATCGATGCCATTTTCTTCCTAATCCTGGTTTCTATTTCCGCAGTAATTCTTTTGCCTTCTATTGCAGCAGATGAGCAATATCGATCGGCATCTTATACTTCAGCGCAGGTTATGGACATGTGCCTAATGAATACCATCATGAGCAGCACCGTAGATGAATTTGAGTACACATTAAAACCCACTGATCTGGCAGGCATCAATGTAAACCTCTCGGAAAATTCAATTCTTGAAGATGCAGAGGAGACAGTATTTACAAAAGAACAACGCCATCGCACCTTTTCAGACCTTGTAGCCGAGGGTCTGGTACTGAGCTTGTACCAGACAGAGAACGGTACTATGAAACCTCTTAATCCCATGACAAAAATGCAAAGCTTTGAAACTGAAAGGCAAATAGAAGCTCACCTTGAAAGAACCATAGGACAGAGATATAATTACAGATTTGAAGCCCACTGGCAGCCTGTTATCGGATATAAACTACAAAGTGATATAGTAATAGGAGAGGAAGCACCTGAAACTGCAATCAAGCAAAAAGTTAGGATATCGCTACCTGTAACATATTTGGTCACAAAAGAAGAGATATACAAGCCTTTCAATGAGACAAAAATACACAATGCGATTAATTCTCCTGAGCCGGATAAAGAGCTGCGTGATATGTTCAACGACAGCATTGGAATTGCATCGGGTGGATGTGCAGAGATAATTACAGATATCGTTTTTCCATATGATTATCTGTCATCACTAAATAGCACTGAGATATCGGTAAACAGTGAACAACTGGCATGTCTTGCAGGTCCTGATGATGAAAATTATAGCAGCCCTGTGATACAGAGTGCCCTTGGATGCATGAACTACACAATAAATGACCTTTACGGACTGAACATAGCAATAAACCCGGAAGAACAAAGTATCAGCCTGGATATTGTAGACACAGTCAATACTGTAATAATGGATGTGAACACTCAGCTCATATCAGATCATATCATTAACTACCAGAGTGATGATATCAACAAGACTATCGCACTCATATGTAATACCACGGACAACAGCACAAGATATGAACTTGCCAACATCCAATTAGATGCAATATATAAAACAGCGAATCCGGCTGGTGCAGACATTGTGCTCATTATATGGTGAGGACTAAAAAAATAGAGTTCGCAAAAGCGATTCCATCAATCATAACATATATATTAGATGATAGTATTCATAGGAAGCACTTCGCCAATCACATTAACATATTATCAGATTGTCTCCCAAGTTCAACGATCTGGTAAGTATCTAAAACCTATACACATTAAATCAGAACTTAATTTACAATTATCAGGAGGAAGCTTATGGCAAAAATGCATACCCGGAAAAAAGGAAAGTCCGGCCCAACAAGACCACTTCGTACCGAAGCACCGGCATGGTCCACAATGACCACTGAAGAAGTGACAACTGTAGTGAATGACATGTGGAAACAGGGTGTCAGCACAAGTGAAATTGGAATGGTACTCAGGGACAAATATGGTGTACCTGACGTCAAGATCGCAACAGGCAAGAAAGTCACACAGATACTCAGAGAGAATGGTGAGGATTTCGCCGTACCTGAGGACCTGTACAACCTTATCGTAAAGGCTATCGGACTGAGGAAACATATGGACAGCAACAACAAGGATGTTCACAACAAACGTTCCCTTCAGAATACCGAAGCAAAGATTAGAAGATTGGTTAAGTATTACCAGTCCACAAAGGTTCTTCCAGCTACCTGGAAGTATAAGCCAGAGACAGCTGCAATGCTGATCACAAGATAAATAATCAATACAAATGTTTGGCCGAAAGGCCAAACTTAATTCTTTTTTTGTAATTATATTTTTCTTAGTTTCAACTGTAAAGTGAATCTATTTTAAAATACCTTCGAAGGTAACTTATAAATTGTTTTAAAGATCATTGTATGCCATGAAAGCAATCATTCTCGCAGCCGGTGAAGGTAAAAGATGCCGGCCCCTTACACTTGCAAGATCAAAGGTAATGCTTCCGGTAGCAAACAAACCCATCCTTGAACATGTCATCAATGCCCTTGTAAAAAACAACATCAAGGAAATTATATTGATAGTAGGATATAAAAAAGAACGCATAATGGATCATTTTGAAGACGGGTTAGATTTTGGCGTCAAAATAGAATACATTGAACAAAAAACACAAATCGGAACCGCACATGCCATTCTTCAGGCTCGCCAGATGATTGGCCAGAATGAAGAGACCTTTATTGTTGTGAATGGTGATAACATAATAGGCCCCGATACAATATCGGATCTTATAAACGGTGCACAAGGCGATGCAACAATCCTTACATGCAAAAAAGACGACGTCAGCAACTATGGAGTAATAGTTGCAAAAGGAAAGAATGTTAAGGAAATCATTGAAAAACCAAAGACGCTTGTAAGTCATCTGATCAACACAGGAACATATCTATTCAAACGAGAAATATTTGAAATGATAGAAAAAACACCAATCTCGGCAACTGGAGAATATGCCATAACTGACACACTCCAATCAATGGTCGATAATGGAATAGATGTGACAATGGCAATAACCAATACAGATTGGCTTGATGCTGTGTACTCATGGAACCTGCTGGAAGCAAACACAATTGTACTTGGTGACTTTGAAACCGACATCAGCAAAGCAAAGGTTGAAGATGGAGTAAATATCAAAGGCAGCGTATCAATAGGAAATAACACCACCATCAGAGCAGGCTCATATATAGTCGGACCAGTAGTCATTGGAGATAATTGTGA
Encoded proteins:
- a CDS encoding 30S ribosomal protein S15, coding for MAKMHTRKKGKSGPTRPLRTEAPAWSTMTTEEVTTVVNDMWKQGVSTSEIGMVLRDKYGVPDVKIATGKKVTQILRENGEDFAVPEDLYNLIVKAIGLRKHMDSNNKDVHNKRSLQNTEAKIRRLVKYYQSTKVLPATWKYKPETAAMLITR
- the glmU gene encoding bifunctional sugar-1-phosphate nucleotidylyltransferase/acetyltransferase, yielding MKAIILAAGEGKRCRPLTLARSKVMLPVANKPILEHVINALVKNNIKEIILIVGYKKERIMDHFEDGLDFGVKIEYIEQKTQIGTAHAILQARQMIGQNEETFIVVNGDNIIGPDTISDLINGAQGDATILTCKKDDVSNYGVIVAKGKNVKEIIEKPKTLVSHLINTGTYLFKREIFEMIEKTPISATGEYAITDTLQSMVDNGIDVTMAITNTDWLDAVYSWNLLEANTIVLGDFETDISKAKVEDGVNIKGSVSIGNNTTIRAGSYIVGPVVIGDNCDIGPNVVILPSTCIGNNVSVASFTYIKNSILMNDVRISTHSNVSSSVIGSNVSTGPNFITEENTEMLIQIEGELQNAEKLGTIIGDDTEIGSNVLVRAGNLVSVNCRISSGKTITQDIPADSILI